One window of Streptomyces sp. MMBL 11-1 genomic DNA carries:
- a CDS encoding Uma2 family endonuclease: protein MTSAPDYSHGINAERALKFAVQRIRGDRVQIIEGIIEPVSPTWDHERAAKLVRRQIENRVDELGCVEGSGNLDLPGSSNWYIPDIAVVPEELAKGGSALLPDQTLLIVEVTSESNAETDRIVKRRRYAEYGAPLYLLVDRIDHSVTLFSEPGKLGYTRVDGPYPFGTVVRLPAPFELDIDTSALT from the coding sequence ATGACCAGCGCACCGGACTACAGCCACGGCATCAACGCCGAGCGCGCCCTGAAGTTCGCCGTGCAGCGGATCCGTGGGGATCGCGTCCAGATCATCGAGGGGATCATCGAACCGGTGTCACCGACGTGGGACCACGAGCGCGCCGCGAAGCTCGTACGCCGTCAGATCGAGAACCGGGTGGACGAGCTCGGCTGCGTCGAAGGGTCCGGGAATCTGGATCTGCCCGGCTCGTCGAACTGGTACATCCCCGATATCGCTGTCGTGCCGGAGGAACTGGCGAAGGGAGGCAGCGCGCTTCTCCCCGACCAGACACTGCTGATCGTGGAAGTGACGTCCGAGTCGAACGCGGAGACGGACCGGATCGTCAAGCGGCGCAGGTACGCCGAGTACGGCGCGCCGCTGTACCTGCTCGTCGACCGCATCGACCACAGCGTGACGCTGTTCTCGGAACCGGGAAAGCTGGGATACACCCGCGTGGACGGACCCTACCCGTTCGGGACGGTCGTCCGTCTTCCGGCACCGTTCGAACTCGACATCGACACGAGCGCGCTCACCTGA
- a CDS encoding phosphotransferase family protein, with product MEFRPITRTPGAFQQSVTADDIEAICRRAFGPDTKVASAAELGTGMYNSTYRVTVAGREQAVIVRIAPEPERQFTSERALMRNEYASLPYLPALAPLLPRVLVADFTHEVVGRDYMVQSFLDGVPATEHLRTYPRSLWPVYYRQLGKIARRVHDVPGPAFGPIAGPAFGRWSEAVVTSLEDIATDLEGVGLDASDVRKVITAARRHQAVLDEITEPRMLAGDLWLPNTQLDHQAPEPVITGAYDFDRTCWGDPAADWTIRMVTAKSDERTTFWDTYGSLDQSEAAAWRSKIYEARHLGAIRLERHRLGNADGVRDSYDTFAGILAAVV from the coding sequence ATGGAGTTCCGGCCCATCACACGGACCCCCGGGGCATTCCAGCAGTCCGTGACCGCTGACGACATCGAGGCGATCTGCCGCCGCGCCTTCGGGCCGGACACCAAGGTGGCGTCCGCGGCCGAACTCGGCACCGGGATGTACAACTCGACGTACCGGGTCACCGTCGCGGGCCGGGAACAGGCGGTGATTGTTCGGATCGCCCCCGAGCCCGAGCGCCAGTTCACCTCGGAGCGGGCATTGATGCGCAACGAGTACGCGAGCCTGCCGTATCTCCCGGCGCTCGCGCCTCTTCTGCCGCGCGTCCTCGTCGCCGACTTCACCCACGAGGTCGTCGGCCGGGACTACATGGTGCAGTCGTTCCTCGACGGCGTCCCGGCGACCGAGCACCTGCGCACGTACCCGCGGTCGCTGTGGCCGGTGTACTACCGGCAGCTCGGCAAGATCGCGCGGCGTGTCCACGACGTCCCTGGTCCTGCCTTCGGCCCGATCGCCGGCCCCGCATTCGGCAGGTGGAGCGAGGCGGTCGTGACGTCCTTGGAGGACATCGCCACAGACCTGGAGGGCGTCGGCCTCGACGCATCCGATGTACGCAAGGTCATCACGGCTGCACGCCGCCACCAGGCCGTCCTCGATGAGATCACCGAGCCCCGGATGCTGGCTGGGGATCTGTGGCTCCCCAATACACAGCTTGATCATCAGGCCCCGGAGCCCGTGATCACTGGCGCGTACGACTTCGACCGGACCTGTTGGGGCGATCCGGCGGCTGATTGGACCATCCGCATGGTCACGGCCAAATCTGACGAGCGCACGACGTTCTGGGACACCTATGGCTCCTTGGACCAGTCCGAAGCCGCAGCCTGGCGTTCGAAGATCTACGAAGCCCGGCACCTCGGCGCCATCCGTCTCGAGCGACACCGCCTCGGCAATGCGGACGGCGTCCGGGACAGTTACGACACGTTCGCGGGCATTTTGGCCGCCGTGGTCTGA
- a CDS encoding MarR family transcriptional regulator: MPRSAHQRHDGRGEPQTRFGYIGPYSTIDNVRLEALAAVPRKQGGLTDREFRILQWFVAAAPGFDQPVMKTTAYIARRNGMTGDALGRIIRTLVKRRLLFFADEFGRQKFYKVTPYLASQGTSAEQRESHPGLQPARYSRSCPRTRKGEPVVMTANDSQALARQILRRSQALTPNQRLVLQLYALMPKEPSGAVRVTARKLAEDELGWTPSLFSRVRGQLVEEGWLEFVDKLSNSPIYRLGERATGQRTVIQLHSRTA, from the coding sequence ATGCCGCGCTCCGCGCACCAACGGCACGACGGCCGCGGCGAGCCGCAGACCCGTTTCGGCTACATCGGCCCCTACAGCACCATCGACAACGTCCGCCTCGAAGCCCTCGCCGCCGTGCCCAGGAAGCAGGGCGGCCTGACCGACCGGGAGTTCCGGATCCTGCAGTGGTTCGTAGCCGCGGCTCCCGGATTCGACCAGCCCGTCATGAAGACCACCGCCTACATCGCCCGGCGTAACGGGATGACGGGCGACGCCCTGGGCCGGATCATCCGCACCCTCGTCAAACGCCGGCTGCTGTTCTTCGCTGACGAGTTCGGCCGCCAGAAGTTCTACAAGGTGACCCCCTACCTCGCCAGCCAGGGGACCTCCGCCGAGCAGCGCGAAAGCCATCCGGGCCTACAACCCGCCCGATATTCCAGGTCTTGCCCACGGACCCGCAAGGGGGAACCAGTCGTGATGACCGCCAACGACTCGCAGGCGCTGGCGCGACAGATCCTGCGCCGCTCGCAAGCCCTGACCCCGAACCAGCGCCTCGTGCTGCAGCTGTACGCGCTCATGCCGAAGGAGCCGAGCGGCGCGGTCCGTGTGACGGCTCGCAAGCTGGCGGAGGACGAGCTGGGCTGGACACCGAGCCTGTTCTCCCGCGTCCGCGGCCAGCTCGTCGAGGAGGGCTGGCTGGAGTTCGTCGACAAGCTCTCCAACTCGCCCATCTACCGCCTCGGTGAACGCGCGACCGGCCAGCGCACCGTCATCCAGCTCCACTCCCGCACCGCCTGA
- a CDS encoding 2'-5' RNA ligase family protein: MMKPFTFQQGKDLWEAGRTPSLLHAYVTVDLGQNPELAELIRGVRNATKDDPLTHVGDEWFHITLYQLSSRHARDVPEAEREALAAELSKQMHSIAPFTITAGSPLAYPTGILFDLGPDEPLNALRTAATRAFELVYGADATTYESGVLHLTESYATAEVSLDHFHQIHRRVRRVRPSHAPLRVDSIELVDVTASSEKKTITWEPIAPPIPLGSEM; encoded by the coding sequence ATGATGAAGCCGTTCACGTTTCAGCAGGGCAAAGACTTGTGGGAAGCCGGACGTACGCCGTCCTTGCTCCACGCCTACGTCACCGTCGATCTCGGCCAAAATCCGGAGCTCGCCGAGCTCATTCGCGGCGTCCGCAACGCGACGAAGGACGACCCCCTGACCCACGTCGGCGACGAGTGGTTCCACATCACGCTGTACCAGCTGAGTTCACGACATGCCCGCGATGTCCCGGAAGCTGAACGCGAGGCCCTCGCTGCCGAGTTGTCCAAGCAGATGCACTCCATCGCCCCGTTCACCATCACCGCTGGAAGTCCTCTGGCGTACCCCACCGGGATTCTTTTTGACCTTGGGCCGGACGAGCCGCTGAACGCTCTGCGCACCGCCGCCACCCGGGCCTTCGAGCTCGTTTACGGGGCCGACGCGACGACGTACGAGTCCGGAGTGCTCCACCTGACTGAGTCGTACGCCACGGCCGAGGTGTCCTTGGATCACTTCCACCAGATTCATCGACGCGTGCGCCGCGTCCGGCCAAGCCACGCCCCGCTCCGCGTGGACTCCATCGAGCTGGTCGACGTCACGGCCAGCTCAGAGAAGAAGACGATCACTTGGGAGCCCATTGCCCCTCCGATCCCGCTCGGCTCCGAGATGTGA
- a CDS encoding helix-turn-helix domain-containing protein yields MTRTARRDEPEPEPAELAVLRGWLRGRKTAAAVTAAAEGRRATYPYLAERASAAGTRYVVSACTLRQALDGRLPTLRTTVAFARATGADEATARRLWAAADRAVNPPRARPAPHVPGRFTTRAGLANAMNRIRDTAPDTTLRTLARLAGPGLSASTLSRLLAGKQFPTAVQLTAFAAACQVGDEATAALLAGHRRVLNGPPPPPFYPCAVVEHAEERRQRDEAARPWLAEPELDWYEQQRRDEEEAAFRYWVTDAEALLDELGDDAEQHTGPGPAAAGPHGGLEGLLSVRFRAAPGP; encoded by the coding sequence GTGACCCGGACCGCGCGCCGGGACGAGCCGGAGCCGGAGCCGGCCGAACTCGCCGTCCTGCGCGGCTGGCTGCGCGGGCGCAAGACCGCCGCCGCCGTGACGGCGGCCGCCGAGGGCCGGCGGGCGACGTATCCGTACCTCGCCGAGCGGGCGAGCGCGGCCGGCACCCGGTACGTGGTGAGCGCCTGCACCCTGCGCCAGGCCCTCGACGGACGCCTGCCCACCCTGCGTACGACGGTGGCCTTCGCGCGCGCCACCGGGGCCGACGAAGCGACCGCCCGCCGGCTCTGGGCGGCGGCGGACCGCGCCGTGAACCCTCCGCGCGCGCGGCCCGCCCCGCACGTCCCGGGGCGCTTCACCACCCGGGCCGGTCTCGCCAACGCCATGAACCGGATCCGCGACACCGCCCCCGACACCACGCTGCGCACCCTGGCCCGCCTCGCCGGGCCCGGGCTCTCCGCCAGCACCCTCTCCCGCCTCCTGGCCGGTAAGCAGTTCCCCACCGCCGTCCAGCTCACCGCGTTCGCCGCCGCCTGCCAGGTCGGCGACGAGGCGACCGCCGCGCTCCTGGCCGGACACCGGCGCGTCCTCAACGGCCCCCCGCCGCCGCCCTTCTACCCGTGTGCCGTCGTCGAGCATGCCGAGGAGCGGCGCCAGCGGGACGAAGCCGCCCGGCCCTGGCTCGCCGAGCCGGAACTCGACTGGTACGAGCAGCAGCGGCGCGACGAGGAGGAAGCCGCCTTCCGGTACTGGGTCACGGACGCCGAGGCCTTGCTCGACGAGCTCGGCGACGACGCCGAGCAGCACACCGGCCCCGGCCCCGCGGCCGCGGGCCCCCACGGCGGGCTGGAAGGGCTGCTCTCCGTCCGGTTCCGGGCGGCACCCGGGCCGTGA